The sequence CTTCTTCAAGGAATGGGATAGAAGATCTTGAAATCAAAATGCGAAGCGACTCTACTCCTGGCGGACCGGCGAACGCCATAAAAGAGTTCGATTCTACAGGCACAAGGTAACGTTGATGTGGCTTAATCAGATATTCCTTCTCTCGAGAGTTAGGAAAGAGAATTCCTGCTCCCCCAGATGCAACACCGCTAACAACATAAAGGTAACCACCAAAATTGTTGGATAACAACAGCTTGACTCTATCACCAGAGTGAAAGACATGGTTTGGCCGGACGGGCAATAATAAATCACTTTGGTCAGCTTGCAGCAATTCCAAGTAAATTCCGTCCACTGAGGCCTGCGCATATTTTTTGATGATCTCGCTCTCTGCCTTACTCGTTTGTGCCACACAGGAAAACGGAATCAGGCAAACACAAAACAAAGCTATCAATGATTTGCTCATTGTTGTGTCGTTCCTTTCGTTCCGCCATTTTTCATATTGATCCTGAACATCGCAACCTTGTTTCGCACTAACTTGCCGCCTGCACCTTTTTGCTGGCGCAACGTCACGAGCGCGGTCTTTTTCTTCGCATCCCAAACCGGATCACGGCTTTCCATGGCGCGCGAAGATTCCATTTTTATCGTACTGCCACTGATGCCCGGCGATTGCGCGTTGCCGTCCTGCCACCAGCGTTCGAGCGCTGCCACTTCGCGCGCGTTGAGCGTGCCGTCAGCGCGTTTGGCCGCCGTCGCGAGAAAGGCGATGGGTTGGCGCGAGGTGAAGACTTTCAGCACTTCGGTGCCGGTGTTTTCGTCGAACGCAAACGCGCAGCGATTGGGGAGCAGATATTTTTGGCGAGGTTTGATCTGATTGTCTTCGCCGCTGCACGGGAAGATGACGCGCTGGGCGCCGCTCGAACCATAGTTGACGATATACAGATAGCCGCCGAAATTGCTTTCGAGCGCAAGTTTGATTTGCTCGCCGGTCTTGAATTCGCGTTGCGGTTCGACGGGCAGCAACGCGCCGTTCGCCTGCACGAGCAGAATGGCCAACTCGACGCCATTCACTTTGCCGCTCTGATAATTATTGACGATGTCGCGCGCAGCCCGGTCGTCTGGCGCGGCGGCTTGGGCGAAAGCCAGCAGCGGCAGGATGCAAAGGAAAGAGAGCACGGCCATCAAGCGGGCCTGGGGTTTCATCGGTTGATCCTCCTCTTGTTCATTATCGCCGGTGCAAGACAGCGGCGATAGCGGTGTTTCGCTTACCCTACTTCATAAAGCGAGCGGCGCGGGGAAAAGGGCGCAGCCGGAAATTTTTATTTTTTGTGCTATCAGTCATAGCCCCGATTAAGCGGCGGTTGTTTGCCAGCGCAAACGCTTGTGGCAAAATACGTCGCACCCCTGGGATCAACAACGCATCATTATTCAGTTGGCACGAGTTCCCATGTACAACAAAGCAATTTCCAAAATCTCTATCACGGTCCTCTTCCTGCTATTGGCGAGTTGGCGCGTGGCCAGTCATCCGGCTTACCAGAATATGTACGCCAATGACCCGCGCTCCAAACCGGAGTTGCGCACTGATTGCACGATCTGCCATGCGATTGAGGGCAAGGCGAGCCAGCCGAATTTTCTGAGCGAATTCGGCAAGGCGTTCAAAACCAATCGCAACCGGTTGAGCGATGAATTGCGCACACGGTTTCCCCGGCTGTTCAATCAGTCTGACAATCCGGTGTCGGGCGTGCCGGTTGAGACGCTCAAAATGGCGACTGCCCAAGTGGTGATTAACATCTCTGTCACCGATGCCAAGGGCAAGTTCGTCACCGGCCTGGACAAAGACGCCTTCAAGTTAAGCGAAGATCAGCAGCAGCAGGAAATGGTCGAATTCTTGGGCGAGGATGCGCCGCTGGCCGTGGCCGTGTTAGTTGATACGTCGGGCAGTGCGCTTGAGGCTGATTTGCAAAAGGCGCGCAATGCCGTGCTTGACCTGGCGAATCGCTTGCGGCCAAACGATGTGCTGGCCGTTTACACCTTTGGCGAAGGCGGCGTGCAAATGGTGCGCGATTACTCGCAAGGCGTGAAGGATTTGAAGCCCTTGCTGAAAAAGCTGCAAGGGCAAGGCAACACGCCGCTGTTTGACGCCGTGTTGAATGCGACCGAGGATTTACGCAAACGGCCTGAACGGCGGCGCGCGTTGGTGTTGATTTCAGACGGCGCCGATAGCGAGAGTCAGGCGACCTTACGCGAGACCGAGAAGCAGACCTTTCTGGCGGGTGTTTCGATCTACGCAATTGATCTGATCAATACGCAAAAGAGCGCCAGGCGCTCCGCCGAACGGCAGGCCGCCGCCCAGGTCTTACAGCAATTGACCGAGGTCACGGGAGGCCGTTACATCACCACCGACGGCGGCTTTTTCCTGCTGACGAGCCGGGCCAAGTTGAAGCGCATTTTTACCGACCTGATTGACGAATGGCATAGTCAATACACGATCACTTATGAGCCGAACAACGTGCGCCAGCAGGGCCGTTGGCGCACGTTGCGCGTGCAATTGGAGCAGGCCGATCTGACAGCGCGCACGCGGCTGGGGTATCGTGAGGCTGTCCAATAACGCTTGAGCCTGGGTACGCACCGCTTCCAGCGTGCGGTCTTGGCAGCGGGCGTATTCCTTCCGGTAGGAATTCGTCACTTGCCGAGACTGCACGCTGGAAGCGGTGCGTACCCAGGTGGCTTCATGACAATTATGAGCATTGAATTGAACTTCTTTTTGCAACGCGACGAGTATTACGCCGCGCTGGAATTCTTCCGCAACCGGCGGCCCAACGCCTCTGCCGACAAACTGGTTGGGGCACTGCTGATTTTGTTGGGCGGCGCGCTGTGGCTGGTAACAGGGAAGGGCGCGCTTTTTGCCATCTTTTTGATCGTCGGTCTGGCCGTCGCGCTTTTGTCGGCTCCGCTGCGGCGGGTGCTATTCAATCAAAAGTGGGCGCGCGAGCCGTTGTTTAGCACCGAGCACACCATTGCGGCGGATGAGCAGGGCGTCTTCTTTCGTATGGGGCAGATCGAATCGAACCTGCCGTGGAATTACTACGAAAGCTTTCTGGAAAGCAGAGACGGGTTCTTGCTGGTTTATGGCGACTCGTTCAACTTCCTGCCGAAGCGCGTGTTTGCCGGGGAAACGGCGCAACAGCAGTTTCGGGAATTGATGGCGAAAAAGCTAACGTAAGCGGTCTTCCTCAGTTTTTCTCCTACACTGCCTTCCAATCAGCCTGACACTAGAGGATTAATCATCACTATCGTCAGGCACTGCTGGCCTATAGCGCGGGTAATATTTCAGTGCCAAATCGTCTTAATTAGCCATCCTTTCCTATCTCTATTTCTGCAAAATGGTCAGCTTGCACGATGCCGGACTTTGAAAAATTATGTATTCATACATCCGCGTCACCGAGGACGGCTGACGCAGTTAGTTTTGGGGGGGAGTAACGGCTCGGTTGGCAAAGGCGGCCAACAGCATCCCAGGTCAAGTTTGAAAGCCGGGTCGTTACCAGAAAACAAACTCAAAACATTCCCAAAAATTTTCCCACGAAGAAGCTGCCAAGCAAAGCGTCTCTTTCGTTGGGGAGCAATTGATCTGGTGTTGGAGGGTGGCATGGAAAAGCAGGAGATCATCAGGACTCCCGAAGCGAAAGGGATGCGCACGCAAATTTCCGACAAATCAGCGGTCATCACGGCCAAAGAGTTGCCAGTGCGCCTTGGGTTTCAACTCAATGAACGCCGCACGGCTGCGGTCGGACATTACGATTCCGAATCAGAATATTGCCAGGCAAAACAAGCAGCGGTAGCGCGTCCGCCCGCCACGCGGCGCACACGCAACCAGCAGGCTGACGCGCAACCCGCCGATCCGGCGTTGATTTTGCAAAGCTTGCGCCTGCCCACTGATTTTGCTGGGACAGAGACTGCGGGTTGGGCGCCGCCAGATGGGGCGATGGCGGTTGGGCCAGGGCATTTGCTGGTGGCTGTAAATGATACTTGCGTCGTGTTTGATAAGTCAGGCCGGCAGTTGCTTTTCGTTGAGTTGAGCGATTGGTTTGCGCCTGTCACGAACTCGGTCGGCGAGCAAATCGAGATTTTCAATCCGAAGGTCGTTTTTGATCATCAGCGGGGTTGCTGGTTGCTGGCCGCCTGCGCGCGCAACGCCGATCACACGCAAACGCGGTTTTTACTGGCGGTGTCACAGAGCAGCGATCCGCAAGATACGTGGTGGATTTGGTCGCTCGACGCCAGCTTTGATGGTTCCTTGAAAACCAGCCATTGGGCCGATGGCTTGGGGCTGGCCGTAGACAACACGGCGGTCTATCTGACCGCGAACATGTTCGACCCGCAGGCCCGCTTTGTTTACGCCAAGATTCGCACCCTGTTCAAACGCGAGGTTTATACCGGCAGCGCCTTGCACGGCTGGGATTATTGGGATTTGCGCAATCCGAACGGCACGCCTGCCTTTGGTGTGACACCCGCGCTGAATTTGGGCGGAACGGACGTGCAACATTTTCTGAACACGTTGCCCGACGGCAAAGGCCTGGCGCACTGGAGCATTCAGCACGCCGCCCAACGTTCGCCCCAACTGAGCCGCCGCCATCTGGCGACGCTGGAATACCGGCTGGCCCCGAACGGCAAGCTCTTCAATTCCGACACCGAAGTCGAAACGGGCGACACGCGTTTGAGCAACGTGGTTTTTAGAAATGGCTCGTTGTGGGCCGCGCATACCGTGTCGGCCAATTGGGGCGGCGATACAAATGTGGCGGCGATCCAATGGTTTCAAATCAATCCGATCACCGGTTCGGTCACGCAACAGGGCGTGTATGGCACACCGCACGCGCATTACTTTTGCCCGTCAGTGATGGTAGACCGGCACAACCGGATGATGCTGGTTTTCAATCGCACGGGGGAAACCGAATTCCCCGCGATCCGTTTCACCGGTCGCCGCGCCAGCGACCGCCCGAACACGCTGCAAGCGAGCGCTCTGCTCAAACAAAGCCCTGTGCCCGGCGGCAAAGTGTGGAGCGCTTGCAGCGGCGCGTCGCTTGATCCGAGCGGTTCCGATTTCTGGATCATCGGGCAGTACTCCATCGGTCGCAACGAATGGGCGACCTGGATCGGCGAAACGGCTTACGCCCCGCGCGCCACGGATTACAACACTCCTTCCGTCAGAAGCAGAAGCAGGGGTAGACGCGCTGTCTACGCCTGAGGCTGCGAATTGTGGGTCTAACTTGAAGCGGGTTCACACCTGTGTTTCGGACGATTGGCACCCTGTCCGGCACGCAGATGTGGCCCGCTAATTTTTTTGTTCAGCGCCTACGCAGCCAATACATGTTTTTCAATCGCTTTGGCGACGCCGTCGGCTTCATTGGTGTCAGTCACTTCAAAGCCCATCTGCTTCAATTCATCTTCCGCATTCCCCATCACAATGCCCGTGCCGGCATAACGCAGCATCGTCAGATCATTAAAATTGTCGCCGATGGCGAGGACTTCTTCGCGGGCGATGCCATGCTGGCTGGCGATTTCGGCCAGGCTGTCGCCTTTGGAAGCGGTGTGGCTGAGCGCGTCCAAAATCGTCAAATCAATCGCACGATAGCGCGTTTTGAAAAGCTGAATC is a genomic window of Acidobacteriota bacterium containing:
- a CDS encoding DUF4384 domain-containing protein; amino-acid sequence: MSKSLIALFCVCLIPFSCVAQTSKAESEIIKKYAQASVDGIYLELLQADQSDLLLPVRPNHVFHSGDRVKLLLSNNFGGYLYVVSGVASGGAGILFPNSREKEYLIKPHQRYLVPVESNSFMAFAGPPGVESLRILISRSSIPFLEEAGRKRKGELAPSEWELIEKLWQESKRKKTPIKLKERVLPHTAKQQFAPSWATWEPVVLPTYDPIWDVKKRASLITVLRRNKPGKLGINDVALFGMELKSIGAPR
- a CDS encoding DUF4384 domain-containing protein produces the protein MKPQARLMAVLSFLCILPLLAFAQAAAPDDRAARDIVNNYQSGKVNGVELAILLVQANGALLPVEPQREFKTGEQIKLALESNFGGYLYIVNYGSSGAQRVIFPCSGEDNQIKPRQKYLLPNRCAFAFDENTGTEVLKVFTSRQPIAFLATAAKRADGTLNAREVAALERWWQDGNAQSPGISGSTIKMESSRAMESRDPVWDAKKKTALVTLRQQKGAGGKLVRNKVAMFRINMKNGGTKGTTQQ
- a CDS encoding VWA domain-containing protein, whose amino-acid sequence is MYNKAISKISITVLFLLLASWRVASHPAYQNMYANDPRSKPELRTDCTICHAIEGKASQPNFLSEFGKAFKTNRNRLSDELRTRFPRLFNQSDNPVSGVPVETLKMATAQVVINISVTDAKGKFVTGLDKDAFKLSEDQQQQEMVEFLGEDAPLAVAVLVDTSGSALEADLQKARNAVLDLANRLRPNDVLAVYTFGEGGVQMVRDYSQGVKDLKPLLKKLQGQGNTPLFDAVLNATEDLRKRPERRRALVLISDGADSESQATLRETEKQTFLAGVSIYAIDLINTQKSARRSAERQAAAQVLQQLTEVTGGRYITTDGGFFLLTSRAKLKRIFTDLIDEWHSQYTITYEPNNVRQQGRWRTLRVQLEQADLTARTRLGYREAVQ
- a CDS encoding YcxB family protein — translated: MSIELNFFLQRDEYYAALEFFRNRRPNASADKLVGALLILLGGALWLVTGKGALFAIFLIVGLAVALLSAPLRRVLFNQKWAREPLFSTEHTIAADEQGVFFRMGQIESNLPWNYYESFLESRDGFLLVYGDSFNFLPKRVFAGETAQQQFRELMAKKLT